The region AACGAATTCAACGCCCTCTTTGTGCAATGCATGCACGAGCATCTCAGCACCAATCATTTCTGGAGGCGCTGCTTCAGTATTTGTATTTGTTGTGTCTTTGTTAGCTTTAGTAGCTAAAAATTCTGCGCTGCTTGTATTCATTTTCTTTCGTCCTTTGCAATTTTCGGCAAAAAATTGATTGGTCTGTTCTATCTCCTGCTTATGGCCTGAGTTCGAACGGCGCTGCTACCGGAAAAAACCACTTCTTGAATGAGATTCTAGGTAGTAAGCCCTATATTCTATAGCAATCCCCTAAAATGGATCAATTCTTACAGATTCAGGTCTAATCCATTGCATGGCATCAGCCCAAGAACTATCTGACTTTCTGAGTAGCGTCGAGCAGCGTGCTTTCAAGCAAGCGGTTTACGCCGTGCGCGATGATGATGCGGCGATGGATATTGTTCAAGATGCAATGATCAAATTGGCTGAAAAATATGCCGATCGACCTGCGGCAGAACTGCCACTGGTTTTCACCAGAATTTTGCAAAACCGCATACACGACTGGTTTAGGCGACAAAAGGTTAGAAATACATGGGTCACCTTGTTTTCCAGTATGGGCAAAAAAACGGATGAAAACGATGATTTTGACCCTCTTGAGTCACTTTCTGCCCCTGACGAGAGCGAAATTCACCAAGATGGAGCGCAAAAACTAGAACAGAGTCAGCTATTACAGGCTTTAGAGTCAGAAATATCAAAATTGCCCGTACGTCAACGAGAAGCCTTCCTGATGCGTTATTGGGATGAGCTAAGTATTACTGAAACTGCCAAAGCGATGAGTTGTAGCGAAGGCAGCGTCAAAACCCATTGCTCTCGAGCAACCCAAACCTTAGCTAAAGCATTGAAATTAAAAGGAATTACGCTGTGAAACACTTTGACGAACCATTAAATACGACCCAAGCTGACCAATTTGGTCGAGCTAGTGCTGCCCTGCTCCGTCAAGGTGCGCAAAGCCTTTCTCCTGCGATTAAAGATCGTCTTTATGCAGCTCGCATGAAGGCCCTATCACTTCGTAAACCTGAAAAAGTACGAGTTCAAAAGCCTGTCTTTGCTGGCGTAGCCGGAAACTGGACTAGTGGCTCAAATCACGTTTGGGGCACTGTTGGCTGGATTGCGCCCCTAGTTGTTCTTGTGTTTGGATTGATTGGCATCGCTCACTGGCAAGATGAATCTCGAATTAACGATATTGCCGAAGTTGACGCCGCCCTTTTAGCTGATGATGTGCCGCCAGATGCTTACGCAGATAGCGGCTTTATGGCTTTCCTCAAAAATGGCCCGCTGTCAGATTCTGACTCTGAAGATAGCTCTGCCCAGTTAACACCAAGTAAGTAATTATTATTCGCCCTCTATTCATGCAGCGCTCGATTAAGTCGCTTATTGCTATGCCTGTTATGGTTTTGGCAATTAATGCCGCTGGAGTCGTTTCGAACACTGCTTTTGCACAATCTTCAGGAGGTGCTGCTCATAGCAAATCTACAGCCATCCCAGAAAAGAAACCTGATGGAACTTGGGAAAGCCTGAGTCCTTCACAGCAAAAAGTACTTGCGCCTCTCGAGAGCGACTGGGAATACATGATCCCGGATAGTCGCAAAAAATGGATCCACATAGCCAACATCTATCCAAAGATGAGCGCACAAGATCAAGAACGTCTGCAATCGCGCATGACAAGCTGGTCTAACTTATCGCAAAAAGACCGTCGGATTGCGCGTGAAAATTATTTAAGTAGCCTTAAGTTTCCTCCCGAGAAAAAAGCGGAGGCTTGGAGCGCTTATCAGAAATTAAGTGATGAGCAAAAGAAAAAGTTGGCTGACCAAGAGGCCAAAAGAAAACCTACCGCCACGAACGCACCGACTCTTCAGCAGCACACCATCAATGAGAAGACAACACCCCTTTCTCCTGCACCTAGACCGAGAAGTCTGCCTGCAGAAAACGTGAGTGCCCCTAGCGCACCAGCCGCTGAAGCCTCAGGTAATCCTTATTAATCATTCATTTAGTAGTTAATGTCTCCAGCAGAACTCAATGATTTGCCAGCACCTTCGTTCTGGAGACGTGTGTCATACACCCTCTACGAGCAATTAGTCCTGCTTGGCGTCATTGCATTAACTTTTTTAGTTCCGAACTTGTTTCTTGGAATTTTGTTTGGAATTTCTCTTCCAAGCTGGCTGACGTTTCTTTATCTTTATGGCGTACTGGCAATTTACTTTGTTTGGTATTGGACTAAACCAGGCCAGACACTAGCAATGCAAACTTGGCGCGTCCGGATTATTGGTGCCGGAGGACTTAACATCACTAAACGTCAAGCACTATGGCGTTACATCTATGGTTCGCTCTGGCTTATTCCTTGTGTTCTCTTGCAATGGATATTTCATTTGGAGAAGTGGCAAATCATTGAAATGCTTTTTGCGGTGGCACTCTTTTGTTGGCCTTTGAGTATTTATTTAGATCGCTGCAGCCCCGCGCTCCGACAAAGCCTTCCTGATCGTCTTGCAGGGTCTCGCCTTGTCGAGCTACCCAAGAACTTAGTTAAGCTCTCGTAGCAGGCTCTCAGGTCATTCTAGGCCTCTCGCAAACACTCGATTGCGGTTGCTTTTTGTATTTGCCCCTGAAAACGATATCCAGCCAACAAGGATGCCGTGACACCAAAGCCAACCCCCATCAAGATCGCCTCCCCAAAAGCGTGAAACTCGATTTCCATGACAAAGCGGCCAAGCGCCCACACGGCCACTCCAGAAGCTAGGCCAGCTAATAATCCGGCTAAGGAGCCAATCAACAGCAGTTCTACTCTGGCAATCTGTGCCAACACTTTGCGCGAAGCCCCCAGAGCTTTCAACAAGGCGGCATTTTTATAGCGATCATCTTGAGTAGCAGCAATAGCAGAGCTCATCACCAAAATTGCGGCAAGAATCGTAAATGCAAACAGTAGCCCTAAAGCAGCAGAAAGCTTATTAATCACTTCCTGAATCTGCTGCAGGGATGCAGATACGTCAACAATCGTCAAGTTAGGATAGGTCTGGCTTAACTCAAAATCTAGTGATTCTTGCTTTGGACTTTGGTAGTAAGAGGTAATCCAGGATTGCGGCAATTGACTCAGTTGTGCAGGCGGCATAATAACGAAAAAGTTCACACGCATGGAACCCCAATCCAGTTTGCGTAATGAAGTAATTGGTGCGTTTACTTTCTCACCCGCAACCTCAAAGGTCAGTTGATCACCGAGTTTTAGCTTAAGCGTTTTCGCAATTCCACTTTCCATGGAAATTTGGGGTTTGTCCCCTTCTATCCAGTCCCCTGAAAGAATTCGATTACCTGGAGGTAATTGGGCTGTGTAAGACAAATTAAATTCACGATCAATTAATCGTTTTGCATTTTCATCAGAATAATTTGATGGCGAAATATCGCGACTATTAATTTCAATTAGACGGCCGCGCACCATAGGGTAAAAATTAGGCTTAGAAACTCCTGAGGTTTCTAATTGCTCACTAATACCTACTTTTTGATCGCTCTGAATATTAATCATGAAACGATTTGGCGCATCAGGTGGAATCGTGCTTTGCCATGAGCTGAGCAGGTCTTGACGCAATAGCAAGATCATCAAAAGAGCCATTAAAGCGATGCCCAAGGCCGTGATTTGCAAAATGGCAAATCCTGATCTACGCGCCATGGCAGTCAGAGCAAAGCGCACTGCAAAGTGCTGTGTTTGCCAGCGATTCAATAACCACAGAATAAAACTAGCGCTGGCTGAAAAGATCAGAATAGCCCCAACAAATCCACCTAGAACCCAAAGCGTGAGTTTAAGGTCCTGCGCTGCTACCCAAATTAATAGCGCGCAGCAAGAAGAGCCCAAGATTACCAACCATAGCGTGGAAAGCGTGTTGAACTTGAAATCTTTTCTAATTAAGCGAATGGGTGAGACATTCACCAAACTCAAAATGGGGGGCCCAGCAAAAGCCAATAATAGGAAACAGGTAAATAAAATGCTCCAAAAAAAAGGCCAAGCCGATATAGCCGGTAAATTTCCGGGGATCAGATTACCTAATAACCAAGTTAAGAAAAGTTGCGCCAAATATCCCAAGGCAGAACCTATCACTGCCGCGACTGCGCCAAGCGCTAGTAGCGTTTGAGCTTGTCTTTTTAAAATAACCGCTTTAGTTGCCCCAAAGCATTTCAATGCCGCGCATGTATCTGCCTGCTTATGCATATAGCGGCGCGCTGATAAGGCAATTGCTACGGCAGCAACCATAGCCGTCAAAATAGAGACTAAAGAGAGAAATTGTTCGGCTCTATCTAAAGTTTTGCGCATCGTTGGCTGCGCATTTTCAATAGTTTCAACGCGAAGACCATGTAAGGCTTGAGATTCAATATAACGGGTTGCCCACTGTTGATATGTTGACATGATGCTGTCTGGGCCAGCCACCAAGAATCGATAGGTGACTCTACTACCAAGCCCAATTAAATCTGTGGAGGCTAAGTCATCTATGCACATCATCAGACGTGGCGCGAAATTCATAAACCCAGCGCCACGATCTAATTCGCGCGTCAAGATTCCAGCGATCACAAACTGTTGACCGCCCAAGCGAATTGAATCGCCAATCTTGGAATGCAAACTACTTAATAAGGCTGCATCAACCAGGACCGTTCCACAAGCTGGCCCTGTATTTGATATGGCGTTATTTTGTAATGAACTTTGCCCCGTAGAAACTTCCAAAGAACCCCTTAGAGGATAAGAGGAGCTGACCGCTTTTATGGATGCGAGTTTACTAACACCCCCACTACTAGCCATACTGGGAAAGACTACGGTTTGCGCTATCTCAAGATGACTCTTTATCGCCTCTTGTAAAAACTCTGGGGGCAATGGCTGATCAGAGGCAATTAATAAATCGGCAGCGAGTAATTGGCGCGCATCAAACTCGAATGCGCGATGCATGCGATCAGCCAAGTAACTTACGCTACTTAATGCGCTTACCGATAAAACAAGGGCAAGCAATAGACTCAATAGCTCTTTAGAGCGAAGGTCCTGCCTTAACCCCTTAAAGAGGTCTAATAAAAAGGAAATCAAATGGCCTGTATCTGACCACCATCAACACGCATGACAGTGCCAGTAATAAAAGAAGCATTCTGACTAGCCAAGAATGCCGCGGCATCGCCATATTCACGAGGATCTCCGTAACGACCCATCGGAATCTGGCTCAGGCTCGCCTTAATTACCTCTTCATAGCTGATGCTCTCTCGTTTAGCGCGCGCTTCATCCAGCTGACGCAAGCGATCTGTCGCCACCCTACCAGGCATGATGACATTCACAGTAATTCCATCTGCAGCCACTTCGCTAGAGAGTGTTTTTGACCAAGCTAACAAGGCAGCCCGCAAGGTATTGGAAATTGCTAAGTTCTTAATAGGAGCGACCGCGCCAGAAGTGGTGCTAGTGATAATGCGGCCCCAGTGACGCTGACGCATACCAGGAATTACTCGATCTGTAATAGCGATTAATGAAAGCACCATGTCATTAAAACTTTTTTGCCAAAGTGCAGGATCTTGACCTACCGCTGGTGTAGGTGGAGGGCCGCCAGTATTGTTAATAAGAATATCAATTGGACCCAATTCATTTTCCACCCTGGTAACCAGGCCATCTATCACCGTAGGGTCTGATAGATCCCAAGATAAAGCCAAAGCCTTTCCACCAGCTGCCTCGATCAACTCAACAGATTTCTGCAGACCCTCTGCATTACGCCCTGTTACCGCTACCTTGACACCTTCGCGAGCCAATGAAACTGCCATCGCTTGACCTAAGCCACGACTTGAAGCCATTACTAGAGCTACTTTTCCTTGAATTCCTAAATCCATGTTATTCCCACCTATTTTTATCTTTTTTGTTTTTTGCTATTCACTGCTTAATCCAGCTGTAATTTTTGCTTAGCCACCACTTCTTTATAAACCGTGTACTCCGCTTTAATTTCTTTTGCGAATGCTTCTGGGCCGTTAACATTAATCAAAGAGCCAGTTTCATCAATGCGCTTTTTAACTGCCGGATCAGTCACCGCCTTTTGCAAAGCTGCGTAATATTTATCAACCACATCTTTTGGCAACCCAGCTGGACCGAGAAGGCCGTAATACGCCATCCGATTGACTGGGGCTAAACCGACTTCGGTAAAGGTCGGAACATTAGGTAGCTGAGCTAGACGCTTTGGCGCAGCAACCACAATCGGCACCAACTTACCATCCTTGATGAATGGCAGAGATGAAGGCAGGTTATCAAAAATCATGGAAACTTGTCCGCCTACCGTATCTGCCAATGCAGGGCCGGCGCCACGATAAGGAATGTGGACGATATAAACACCAGTCAGGCTTTTAAAAAGCTCTGTTTGCAAGTGGCCAATACCACCTGTACCTGAGCTAGAGTACGAATACTTTCCAGGATTAGCCTTGAGCACCTCCATAAAGGTCTTGAAATCTTTTGCAGGAAATGATGGGTTTACTGCAATGATGTTTGGCGTAGCTGCAATATTGCTAATTGCTGTGAAATCAGTGATTGGGTCATAACCAATCTTTGGATTGATCGCAGGATTGGCAGCTGTAGTAGATACAGTGGCCATCCCAATGGTGTAACCATCTTTAGGTGCACGCATGACCTCTAAGGCGCCTATGGAGCCGCCCCCACCTGCCTTGTTCTCCACAATGACAGGTTGTCCTAATTGACGACCCAAAGCATCCCCAACAGAACGCGCGATGATGTCTGTGCTTCCCCCGGGGGCGAACGGCACAATCAAGCGAATCGGTTTACTGGGAAATCCATCTGCGTGAGCTATAGAGATGGCCCCAAGCCCAAGCATGAGACAAACAACTAAAGCAGTCTTGGTGAATATCTTGTAGCCCCGCGATTGATTGATCATCTTACTGTCCTAAAGGTTTTGGCAGATTGCCGGCATATTTATAAAGTTGCATTTCATATTCTTGGAAGATTTCAGCTAAGGCTTGCTGCTGACCCAGTACCAGTGCTTCAGGGGTATTGTCTTTAAGTAATATGCGCTTGGTGTATCGATTTGCACCAATCAGGGGGTTTACTTTTGCACCACTAGTTGCGCTTAAGAAAAACTCGACGCTAACCACTGCTTCAGGCTTAGATCGATAGTCTCCATAGAACTCCTCAATAGAGGCCTGTAAATAGTAATAAGGAAAGAAGCTATTACTCTGCCCGACAGTGGCAGAAAAAATATTGGCCTTATTCATCCACTGACGTTCGGCATTCCCAAACATCTCTGCGGGGATAACGGCATAGACGTTATAAAAATCCTTTTCATAACGCTGGTCCCCTGTTCGGTAAACCAGAGACTTGCCGTCAAATGGAGGTGCAACTGATACTGAACCAATCTTTAACCAAATATCTGTACGTTCTTGCCTTGGAGGGCCAGCTCTTTCGGGATTAACCATCCATGCTGCAGGACTCACAGGTGGACGCGTTGGCAAAGTACAGGCAGACAATCCCAGAAT is a window of Polynucleobacter asymbioticus QLW-P1DMWA-1 DNA encoding:
- a CDS encoding ABC transporter permease; the encoded protein is MISFLLDLFKGLRQDLRSKELLSLLLALVLSVSALSSVSYLADRMHRAFEFDARQLLAADLLIASDQPLPPEFLQEAIKSHLEIAQTVVFPSMASSGGVSKLASIKAVSSSYPLRGSLEVSTGQSSLQNNAISNTGPACGTVLVDAALLSSLHSKIGDSIRLGGQQFVIAGILTRELDRGAGFMNFAPRLMMCIDDLASTDLIGLGSRVTYRFLVAGPDSIMSTYQQWATRYIESQALHGLRVETIENAQPTMRKTLDRAEQFLSLVSILTAMVAAVAIALSARRYMHKQADTCAALKCFGATKAVILKRQAQTLLALGAVAAVIGSALGYLAQLFLTWLLGNLIPGNLPAISAWPFFWSILFTCFLLLAFAGPPILSLVNVSPIRLIRKDFKFNTLSTLWLVILGSSCCALLIWVAAQDLKLTLWVLGGFVGAILIFSASASFILWLLNRWQTQHFAVRFALTAMARRSGFAILQITALGIALMALLMILLLRQDLLSSWQSTIPPDAPNRFMINIQSDQKVGISEQLETSGVSKPNFYPMVRGRLIEINSRDISPSNYSDENAKRLIDREFNLSYTAQLPPGNRILSGDWIEGDKPQISMESGIAKTLKLKLGDQLTFEVAGEKVNAPITSLRKLDWGSMRVNFFVIMPPAQLSQLPQSWITSYYQSPKQESLDFELSQTYPNLTIVDVSASLQQIQEVINKLSAALGLLFAFTILAAILVMSSAIAATQDDRYKNAALLKALGASRKVLAQIARVELLLIGSLAGLLAGLASGVAVWALGRFVMEIEFHAFGEAILMGVGFGVTASLLAGYRFQGQIQKATAIECLREA
- a CDS encoding RNA polymerase sigma factor, with the protein product MASAQELSDFLSSVEQRAFKQAVYAVRDDDAAMDIVQDAMIKLAEKYADRPAAELPLVFTRILQNRIHDWFRRQKVRNTWVTLFSSMGKKTDENDDFDPLESLSAPDESEIHQDGAQKLEQSQLLQALESEISKLPVRQREAFLMRYWDELSITETAKAMSCSEGSVKTHCSRATQTLAKALKLKGITL
- a CDS encoding SDR family oxidoreductase, whose product is MDLGIQGKVALVMASSRGLGQAMAVSLAREGVKVAVTGRNAEGLQKSVELIEAAGGKALALSWDLSDPTVIDGLVTRVENELGPIDILINNTGGPPPTPAVGQDPALWQKSFNDMVLSLIAITDRVIPGMRQRHWGRIITSTTSGAVAPIKNLAISNTLRAALLAWSKTLSSEVAADGITVNVIMPGRVATDRLRQLDEARAKRESISYEEVIKASLSQIPMGRYGDPREYGDAAAFLASQNASFITGTVMRVDGGQIQAI
- a CDS encoding RDD family protein; protein product: MSPAELNDLPAPSFWRRVSYTLYEQLVLLGVIALTFLVPNLFLGILFGISLPSWLTFLYLYGVLAIYFVWYWTKPGQTLAMQTWRVRIIGAGGLNITKRQALWRYIYGSLWLIPCVLLQWIFHLEKWQIIEMLFAVALFCWPLSIYLDRCSPALRQSLPDRLAGSRLVELPKNLVKLS
- a CDS encoding DUF3619 family protein, producing MKHFDEPLNTTQADQFGRASAALLRQGAQSLSPAIKDRLYAARMKALSLRKPEKVRVQKPVFAGVAGNWTSGSNHVWGTVGWIAPLVVLVFGLIGIAHWQDESRINDIAEVDAALLADDVPPDAYADSGFMAFLKNGPLSDSDSEDSSAQLTPSK
- a CDS encoding DUF3106 domain-containing protein — encoded protein: MQRSIKSLIAMPVMVLAINAAGVVSNTAFAQSSGGAAHSKSTAIPEKKPDGTWESLSPSQQKVLAPLESDWEYMIPDSRKKWIHIANIYPKMSAQDQERLQSRMTSWSNLSQKDRRIARENYLSSLKFPPEKKAEAWSAYQKLSDEQKKKLADQEAKRKPTATNAPTLQQHTINEKTTPLSPAPRPRSLPAENVSAPSAPAAEASGNPY
- a CDS encoding tripartite tricarboxylate transporter substrate binding protein BugE, with translation MLGLGAISIAHADGFPSKPIRLIVPFAPGGSTDIIARSVGDALGRQLGQPVIVENKAGGGGSIGALEVMRAPKDGYTIGMATVSTTAANPAINPKIGYDPITDFTAISNIAATPNIIAVNPSFPAKDFKTFMEVLKANPGKYSYSSSGTGGIGHLQTELFKSLTGVYIVHIPYRGAGPALADTVGGQVSMIFDNLPSSLPFIKDGKLVPIVVAAPKRLAQLPNVPTFTEVGLAPVNRMAYYGLLGPAGLPKDVVDKYYAALQKAVTDPAVKKRIDETGSLINVNGPEAFAKEIKAEYTVYKEVVAKQKLQLD
- a CDS encoding PqiC family protein, yielding MMKRILLIAAILGLSACTLPTRPPVSPAAWMVNPERAGPPRQERTDIWLKIGSVSVAPPFDGKSLVYRTGDQRYEKDFYNVYAVIPAEMFGNAERQWMNKANIFSATVGQSNSFFPYYYLQASIEEFYGDYRSKPEAVVSVEFFLSATSGAKVNPLIGANRYTKRILLKDNTPEALVLGQQQALAEIFQEYEMQLYKYAGNLPKPLGQ